From a region of the Phaseolus vulgaris cultivar G19833 chromosome 6, P. vulgaris v2.0, whole genome shotgun sequence genome:
- the LOC137831310 gene encoding probable serine/threonine-protein kinase WNK11, whose amino-acid sequence MMPSVKPDASDRDSEPFVELDPTRRYGRYSELLGCGAVKKVYRAFDQEEGIEVAWNQVKLRNFSDDPAMVERLYSEVRLLRSLTNKNIISLYSVWRDEKHNTLNFITEVCTSGNLREYRKKHRHVSMRALKKWSKQILEGLNYLHVHDPCIIHRDLNCSNVFVNGNTGQVKIGDLGLAAIVGKSHSAHSVLGTPEFMAPELYDEDYTEMVDIYSFGMCVLEIVTLEIPYSECDNVAKIYKKVSSGVRPEALSKIQDPEVKAFIEKCLAQPRARPSAAELLKDPFFDLHDYEENDDSNAS is encoded by the exons atg ATGCCAAGTGTTAAGCCTGATGCATCTGACAGAGACTCAGAGCCATTTGTTGAACTTGATCCAACTAGAAGATATGGCAGATACAGTGAACTTCTGGGATGTGGTGCTGTGAAAAAGGTATACAGGGCATTTGATCAAGAAGAAGGGATAGAGGTGGCTTGGAACCAAGTGAAGCTGAGGAACTTCAGTGATGACCCTGCAATGGTGGAAAGGCTTTACTCTGAGGTGAGATTGCTCAGAAGCTTGACCAACAAAAACATCATATCCCTTTACAGTGTTTGGAGGGATGAGAAACACAACACTTTGAACTTCATCACTGAGGTCTGCACCAGTGGGAATCTGAGGGAGTACAGGAAGAAACACAGGCATGTGTCCATGAGGGCCTTGAAAAAGTGGTCCAAGCAGATTCTGGAAGGGTTGAATTACTTGCATGTGCATGACCCTTGTATCATCCACAGAGACCTCAACTGCAGTAATGTGTTTGTCAATGGGAACACTGGCCAG GTTAAGATTGGTGACTTGGGTTTGGCAGCTATTGTGGGGAAGAGCCACTCTGCACATTCAGTTCTTGGAACACCAGAATTTATGGCACCTGAGTTGTATGATGAAGACTACACTGAAATGGTTGACATATACTCATTTGGAATGTGTGTGTTGGAGATAGTAACACTAGAGATTCCATATAGTGAATGTGACAATGTTGCCAAGATATACAAGAAGGTGTCATCAGGTGTGAGACCTGAAGCCTTGAGCAAGATCCAAGATCCTGAAGTGAAGGCCTTCATAGAGAAGTGTCTTGCTCAGCCAAGGGCTAGACCTTCTGCTGCAGAGTTGCTCAAGGACCCTTTCTTTGATTTACATGATTATGAAGAAAATGATGACTCTAATGCTTCATGA